The genomic segment TCCAAACTCCCAGTTTTCCTAAGGTAAAGGATCCAGAAGGTTTCCAGCCCTTTACCCTTGCATATAAAGCTGCAAGAACCACCATTTGAAAGGCAACGTAAATTCCCGCTGAGGCAAAACTAATGATGGTGGTGACAGCATCTTGTAGCCAGTATCCCATACCAGTGATGATGATGGGAATGAGCCCAGTGATTAGAAGTGCATTGACTGGAACTTTTTTTATTTTAGATAATTGGTTTAAATGTTTACTACCAAAGATCATTCCATCGCGCGCAAAAGAAAACAATAGGCGACTTGCAGCTGCTTGTAAACTAAGGAGACAGGATAAAAAAGAAACCATAACTACAACGATCACCATTCGGTAACCGACAAGTCCCATTGCGGAGACAAGAGTGGTTGTGACAGGATCCTGGTCCTCTCCCGAAATGGCTTTGTCTATATTGGGAAGGGCGAGTAATAACGCCAAACAAACAAATGTTGCCGCACCACCTCCAATATAAATGGTCATCCGCATTGATTTTGGAATCGAAGAACCGGCATTTGGTGTTTCTTCCGCAACATCTCCACAAGCCTCAAATCCGTAATAACAAAACATAGCCGCCACTGAAGAAGCAAGAAATGCAGGAAAATAATTTGTACCTTCGCCAAAGGAAAAGGTATTCCAAAGTATAGAAATAGAATTTACTTTTGCAAAGAGGAGAAGGTATCCACCAACAGCTATGGCTCCCACAAGTTCGCATAAAAATCCAAAAAAAGCAACTTTGGCCAAAAGTTTTGTTCCGCTTAAATTTAAGATGGTGGAGATTATAATCATAATGATCGCAATCCAAATAAACCCAGAGTTACCAAGTTCTACTCCCAAAAGTTGCGTCAAAAAAGGAGCTCCACCAACGGCTACAGCAGCCACAGTTGTAAAGAGGGCCCAGGCATAAACCCAGGCTGACATCCAAGCCCAACGTTCTCCCACCAAACGCAGAGACCATGGGTAGATCCCTCCCGAGATTGGATACTGGGAAACAATTTCACCAAAAACCAAACAAACGAGAAACTGTCCTAAGCCGACTAAAAGATAATTCCAAATCATGGGTGGGCCACCCGCTTGGATGGCTAGTGCAAATACGGAATAAACACCAACAACGGGGGAAAGGTAAGTGAACCCAAGGGAAAAATTTTCCCAAAAACTCATACTACGGTCAAATTCTGATTTCAGTCCGAGCGCTTCTAATTGTGCTGAATCTTTATCGAGAGCTTTTTGATTCATGAAAGATGATTATCCTTTTTGGTGGTAGGTTAGGATTGGTTTTAGAGGTAGGCTCGTTTTCTACAAACGATTTTGTTTTTCCATTGACTGAAAAGCCATTTAACAATCTAATTTTTCACAAGTACGGATACTCTATATGAAACAAACACTTTTTTTAGCAATGATGCTATCACTCTCAATCAGTTGTGCAAGTTCGCAACCTAGTGACGGAAGCTCTGAAGAACCAGGCCTTATGAACAAAATCATCGAAAAGGCCAATTCGGAAGAAGGGCAAAAGGCCATCCAAATGGGTAAGGAAAAATTACAAGATCCTGCCACTCAAGAAAAACTAAAAGGGCTGTTCACTAAGGAAAAAAAGAAAAAAGAAATTCCTGGCGTTCCTGTTCAATAAAACTTTCAACCAGTCGCAAACAAAACTCACTCTATCCCTTCTGATTTTTAGAATGGGTAGAGTGTTTTTAGTCCAACCAAAATCTACTTAAATCTTTGTTTTAAACAGATATATACTTTCATCTTACAGCTGTAAACTGGCTTGGTCGGGAATACTTGGTGACGGTTTCATAAACAAATATCCTTGCGAATACTCGATGCCTAAGGTTTCTATCATATCTTGAATGGCAGGTCTGTCGACAAACTCTGCCACAACCTTGGCTCCAATTCCCCTTGCTAGTTCCACAATCCCTTGTACAAGAAGGTAAGCGGTTTTGTTTTCCGGTAAGTTTTTAATAAACTGACCATCAATTTTTAGATAATCTGGATCCACTTCTAGTAACCTAGCAAGGTTGGAATACTGAACTCCAAAATCATCAATTGCAATTTGGCAACCAATTGTTTTTAAATCACGAATGGTATAGAGGCTATTTTTGTTTTCGGAAAAACTAATGTCTTCTAAGATTTCAAAGGTTACCCTTTTGGCATCAATTTTGTAGTGAAATAATCGGGCTTCTACCCATTTGCTAAAACTTTTATATTCTAGTTCTGATTCTGTAAGGTTGATGGAAAAGTCATAAGGTTTGTCAGAAAAATAACTCATTGACTCATCTATCATCTGTAAGCCGATCATTCGAATGCTTCCCGTAACTTTTGCTAGTTTTAAAAAAACATCGGGTGTTAAAATGGAATCCCTATCTTTGATTCTGGCTAAACATTCGAATTTTTGGATTTGTTTTGTTTTGTTGTCTAAAATCCCTTGAAAGTACGGAACAATTTGTTTGTTTGTAATGGCCGTTTGGATTTTTTGACTCCACTGGAAATTTTGGAGATGGTGGTCTGTTGACAAGTCATCCGTATAACTGACAAAATCAGCAGACCCTTGTGTTTCTGCCCGAAACAAAGCGAGTTTTGCTTTGTAATAACAATCTTCTTGGCCATTTGCAGAAGAATACCGGCATTCTAAATGAAATCCAACATCATCTAAAATCAAATCGTCGGATTTTAAAACCATCCGAAAACTTCGCATCTTTTCTACTAGTTCTCCTTCCGATAGATGGGAGAGGACAGCGATTTCATCCGAGTAAATATGAAAGACTTTTTCTTCGTTTTGTAAATGAACGGTAAGGAGTTGTAATAGTTTTTTAAAGACCTTCCGGTACACTTCAATCCCAAAGGTTTTGATGATACTAGGGAAACTCATAATTTTTATGAGTAAAATGGAGTGTTGGATTTTTGAAGTTCCATCACCTTTTAGTTGTTTCACTAAAGATTCAAAGTTTGGATATTTGGAATCTCTGTGAAAGTATAAGTTGTCCGCTAATTCTTTGTTTTTTTCCTCTAATGATTTCTCTTGGAAGTAGGCGTCAATGGCTTGTTTGATGGTCAGCTCCAAATCATGAGCATCCCAAGGTTTGGAAAGATACCGATACAAACAACCATGGTTTAGAGCATTCCCTATTGCTTGTGCAGGGGCTTGCCCAGTTAACATGATTTTTTTCGTCCGAGGGTGCGTTTCCTGCATCTCGATTAAAAATTCATCACCCTTTTGGCCAGGCATTACGTGATCGCAAATGACAACTGCTAAATCTGCGGACGAATCCGCAATTTCTTTCATAATTTCTTTTGCTGTCTCCGCACTTTCTGCAGTTTCAATCGTGAAATTTGATCCAAACACTTTTTTTAATTGTTCTTTAAGGTTCCAGAGGATAAAGAATTCGTCATCGATGCAAAGAATATAGGGTTTTTCGTTCAAAGCGGTACCTAGAGAAGAGATACAAATAATCCCTATATTTCAGAATATGCAAGAAATATTTGATGTTGACATTTTCTTCAAATTGGATCTAATCGACCCGTTCCAAGGACTTTGGAACATGCATTTGGTTTT from the Leptospira congkakensis genome contains:
- a CDS encoding EAL domain-containing response regulator, producing MNEKPYILCIDDEFFILWNLKEQLKKVFGSNFTIETAESAETAKEIMKEIADSSADLAVVICDHVMPGQKGDEFLIEMQETHPRTKKIMLTGQAPAQAIGNALNHGCLYRYLSKPWDAHDLELTIKQAIDAYFQEKSLEEKNKELADNLYFHRDSKYPNFESLVKQLKGDGTSKIQHSILLIKIMSFPSIIKTFGIEVYRKVFKKLLQLLTVHLQNEEKVFHIYSDEIAVLSHLSEGELVEKMRSFRMVLKSDDLILDDVGFHLECRYSSANGQEDCYYKAKLALFRAETQGSADFVSYTDDLSTDHHLQNFQWSQKIQTAITNKQIVPYFQGILDNKTKQIQKFECLARIKDRDSILTPDVFLKLAKVTGSIRMIGLQMIDESMSYFSDKPYDFSINLTESELEYKSFSKWVEARLFHYKIDAKRVTFEILEDISFSENKNSLYTIRDLKTIGCQIAIDDFGVQYSNLARLLEVDPDYLKIDGQFIKNLPENKTAYLLVQGIVELARGIGAKVVAEFVDRPAIQDMIETLGIEYSQGYLFMKPSPSIPDQASLQL
- a CDS encoding APC family permease, producing the protein MNQKALDKDSAQLEALGLKSEFDRSMSFWENFSLGFTYLSPVVGVYSVFALAIQAGGPPMIWNYLLVGLGQFLVCLVFGEIVSQYPISGGIYPWSLRLVGERWAWMSAWVYAWALFTTVAAVAVGGAPFLTQLLGVELGNSGFIWIAIIMIIISTILNLSGTKLLAKVAFFGFLCELVGAIAVGGYLLLFAKVNSISILWNTFSFGEGTNYFPAFLASSVAAMFCYYGFEACGDVAEETPNAGSSIPKSMRMTIYIGGGAATFVCLALLLALPNIDKAISGEDQDPVTTTLVSAMGLVGYRMVIVVVMVSFLSCLLSLQAAASRLLFSFARDGMIFGSKHLNQLSKIKKVPVNALLITGLIPIIITGMGYWLQDAVTTIISFASAGIYVAFQMVVLAALYARVKGWKPSGSFTLGKLGVWINGLALFYGITAVANMIWPRTPEEPWYINYGMIFTTLVVISTGIVYLLIAKPHLQRKK